The Eleginops maclovinus isolate JMC-PN-2008 ecotype Puerto Natales chromosome 3, JC_Emac_rtc_rv5, whole genome shotgun sequence genome includes a region encoding these proteins:
- the LOC134862152 gene encoding transcription factor E2F3-like — protein MRRGISSASDKVILAGVGGSHLDNNIILTTLTDRLNPSQTNATYIQIITTPPPCNVTQTSNVCLSEPSINNIYTTPQQAAANGAGQRPALGRPPAKRRLALDDSDHQYQSEPARTPRARGGAAVANGARLKTPRTPKSPPEKTRYDTSLGLLTKKFVDLLAQSSDGVLDLNLAAETLQVQKRRLYDITNVLEGIHLIKKKSKNNIQWMGCSLLEVEGALSQRQILTSEVSALAEEEQRLEQLIQRCSMDMRHMSDLQSNQKYAYVTYQDIKQLGNLKDQTVIVVKAPTDTKLEVPDPDESLSIHLTSTKGPIDVLLCPDEENDPLSPVKNGSTDINGNSPFLKVLQGPTCTTSSSISSLAPPSSSSAVSVTTLSPISSPYTSLLQQTEDQIPASLGPFLNLGPPLLDQDDYLLGLGDDQGISDLFDACDFDKMPSLVLDDLLCS, from the exons ATGAGAAGAGGGATCTCCTCGGCTTCGGACAAAGTGATTTTAGCGGGGGTCGGGGGCTCTCATTTGGACAATAATATAATTTTAACAACTCTTACGGATCGTTTAAACCCCAGTCAAACCAACGCTACCTATATCCAAATAATAACCACCCCACCGCCTTGCAACGTTACACAGacatcaaatgtgtgtttatcgGAACCTTCgataaacaacatttacacaACTCCACAACAAGCTGCAGCAAACGGAGCAGGACAACGACCCGCTCTGGGAAGACCGCCG GCTAAGAGGCGGTTGGCGCTTGATGATTCAGACCACCAGTACCAGTCAGAACCAGCCAGGACTCCTAGAGCCCGAGGAGGGGCCGCGGTGGCCAATGGGGCAAGGCTAAAGACACCCAGAA CCCCAAAGTCTCCCCCAGAGAAGACTCGGTATGACACCTCTCTGGGCCTGTTGACAAAGAAGTTTGTGGACCTTCTTGCCCAGTCTTCTGATGGCGTCTTGGACCTCAACCTCGCAGCTGAAACTTTACAG GTACAGAAAAGGCGGCTGTATGACATCACCAATGTACTAGAAGGCATTCACCTCATCAAGAAGAAATCAAAGAACAACATTCAGTGGAT gGGTTGTAGTCTGTTGGAGGTAGAGGGGGCTCTGAGCCAGAGACAGATCCTAACTTCAGAAGTTTCTGCACTGgcagaagaagagcagaggcTCGAGCAACTCATCCAGAGATGTAGCATGGATATGAGACACATGAGCGACTTGCAAAGCAACCAGAA ATATGCCTATGTAACATACCAAGACATCAAACAGCTGGGAAACCTCAAAGACCAGACTGTTATTGTCGTCAAAGCGCCTACAGACACCAAACTAGAAGTACCAGACCCTGATGAG AGTTTGTCCATCCATCTGACCAGCACAAAGGGTCCTATAGATGTCCTTCTGTGTCCAGATGAGGAAAATGATCCTCTGAGTCCTGTAAAAAACGGCAGCACGGACATCAATGGGAACTCGCCTTTCCTCAAAGTCCTTCAAG GTCCAACTTGCACGACAAGTTCTTCAATCTCCTCCCTAGCTCCACCTTCTTCTTCCTCGGCAGTCTCGGTCACCACTCTGTCCCCCATCTCGTCCCCTTACACCAGTCTCCTCCAGCAGACAGAAGACCAGATACCAGCGTCCCTGGGGCCTTTCTTAAACCTTGGACCGCCTCTTCTCGACCAGGATGACTACCTTTTGGGTTTGGGAGATGACCAGGGAATCAGCGACTTGTTTGACGCATGTGACTTTGATAAAATGCCCTCTCTTGTTCTGGATGATCTTCTGTGCAGCTAG